The proteins below come from a single Streptomyces sp. MRC013 genomic window:
- a CDS encoding transglycosylase SLT domain-containing protein codes for MFRSSASRLPVRSKSAVAAAVLLGASGAVMTATAPASAAPDSAQAVARKMVPAGQYTCFSEIVERESGWDHTATNASSGAYGLVQALPASKMASAGSDWKTNPATQIEWGLDYMNDRYGSPCDAWRFWQANHWY; via the coding sequence GTGTTCCGCTCCTCCGCCAGCCGTCTCCCCGTCCGCAGCAAGTCCGCCGTCGCCGCCGCCGTGCTGCTGGGTGCCTCGGGCGCGGTGATGACCGCGACCGCCCCGGCCTCGGCCGCGCCCGACTCGGCGCAGGCCGTCGCCCGGAAGATGGTCCCGGCCGGCCAGTACACGTGCTTCAGCGAGATCGTGGAGCGCGAGTCCGGCTGGGACCACACCGCCACCAACGCCTCGTCCGGCGCGTACGGCCTGGTCCAGGCCCTGCCGGCGTCGAAGATGGCGTCCGCCGGCTCGGACTGGAAGACCAACCCGGCCACCCAGATCGAGTGGGGCCTCGACTACATGAACGACCGTTACGGCAGCCCGTGCGACGCCTGGCGGTTCTGGCAGGCCAACCACTGGTACTGA
- a CDS encoding ABC transporter permease: MLLPVDLVFGAVLALLLAAAAAVVAVARLRPPRETAVAGVRAAAQLAAVSLVIGWAVRHALLLPLFLLVMYGVAVRTAGRRLTRNRTWWWAAAPVGAGVAPVVAALLLTGLVPVEGIALIPVTGILVGGALTATVLGGRRALDELAARRGEVEAGLALGLLPREARLEVARTAAADALLPGLDQTRTVGLVTLPGAFVGMLLGGASPLLAGAVQLFVLVALMAVQAVAVAVVLELVARGLLHREEGPGRRRVPWTEQKGSSS, from the coding sequence GTGCTGCTGCCGGTCGACCTCGTCTTCGGTGCCGTCCTCGCCCTCCTGCTCGCCGCCGCGGCGGCCGTCGTCGCCGTCGCCCGGCTGCGCCCGCCCCGCGAGACCGCCGTCGCGGGGGTGCGCGCGGCGGCGCAGCTCGCGGCCGTCTCGCTGGTGATCGGCTGGGCGGTCCGCCACGCACTGCTGCTGCCGCTCTTCCTGCTGGTGATGTACGGGGTCGCGGTGCGGACCGCCGGGCGCCGCCTCACCCGCAACCGCACCTGGTGGTGGGCGGCCGCCCCGGTGGGCGCCGGGGTCGCCCCGGTCGTCGCGGCGCTGCTGCTCACCGGGCTCGTGCCGGTCGAGGGCATCGCGCTGATCCCGGTGACCGGCATCCTCGTCGGCGGGGCGCTCACCGCCACCGTCCTCGGCGGGCGGCGCGCCCTGGACGAGCTCGCCGCCCGCCGCGGCGAGGTCGAGGCCGGCCTCGCGCTCGGACTGCTGCCGAGGGAGGCCCGGCTGGAGGTGGCGCGGACGGCGGCGGCCGACGCGCTGCTGCCCGGGCTCGACCAGACCAGGACCGTGGGCCTCGTCACACTGCCGGGCGCGTTCGTCGGGATGCTGCTGGGCGGGGCGTCGCCGCTGCTCGCCGGGGCCGTGCAGCTGTTCGTGCTGGTCGCGCTGATGGCCGTGCAGGCGGTCGCGGTCGCGGTGGTGCTGGAGCTGGTCGCGAGGGGGCTGCTGCACCGGGAGGAGGGCCCCGGCCGGCGTCGCGTACCCTGGACGGAGCAGAAGGGGAGTAGCTCCTAG
- a CDS encoding TetR family transcriptional regulator has translation MTAEGRPAPTPLTERQEARRRRILHASARLAGRGGFDAVQMREVAEAAQVALGTLYRYFPSKVHLLVAAMQDRLDGLHAALRKRPPAGEGPAERVAETLMRAFRSLQREPQLADAMVRALTFADRSVSAEVDAVSRRTTAIVLDAMRLEHPTPEQLAAVRVIEHTWHSALVAWLSGRASVAQVRLDIETACRLIDGPEEGRGRSGER, from the coding sequence ATGACAGCGGAAGGCAGGCCGGCGCCGACCCCCCTGACCGAGCGGCAGGAGGCGCGCCGCCGCCGCATCCTCCACGCCAGCGCGCGGCTGGCGGGCCGCGGCGGCTTCGACGCCGTGCAGATGCGGGAGGTCGCCGAGGCGGCACAGGTCGCCCTGGGCACGCTGTACCGCTACTTCCCCTCCAAGGTCCACCTGCTGGTGGCCGCGATGCAGGACCGGCTCGACGGCCTCCACGCGGCGCTGCGCAAGCGGCCGCCGGCCGGGGAGGGTCCCGCGGAGCGGGTCGCCGAGACGCTGATGCGGGCGTTCCGCTCACTGCAGCGGGAGCCCCAGCTGGCGGACGCGATGGTACGGGCGCTGACCTTCGCCGACCGGAGCGTGAGCGCGGAGGTGGACGCCGTGTCGCGGCGGACGACGGCGATCGTCCTGGACGCCATGCGGCTGGAGCACCCGACGCCGGAGCAGCTGGCGGCGGTCCGCGTCATCGAGCACACCTGGCACTCGGCGCTGGTGGCCTGGCTGTCCGGGCGGGCGTCGGTCGCGCAGGTGCGGCTGGACATCGAGACGGCGTGCCGGCTGATCGACGGCCCCGAGGAGGGCCGGGGGCGCTCCGGAGAGCGGTAG
- a CDS encoding transposase family protein, translating into MRHRDHDRTPLRHRGRRSPGHPRTHPGRRRQAPAAAKAYPLLDGTLPPIDRIAADRPSYSGKHKRRGTKVRVLADPSGRPLGASPALPGTVHDVRAARAHGIADTLAEAGVPCRADKGYRGAGGTARTPYRGRWETLPTGQQAVDRSHAQIRTLVEQAIATLKSWRLLRKLRCSTTRITCLVQAVSPASSRPSPPCI; encoded by the coding sequence ATTCGGCATCGGGACCACGACCGCACACCGCTACGTCACCGAGGCCGTCGCTCTCCCGGCCACCCTCGCACCCACCCTGGCCGCCGCCGACAGGCGCCCGCGGCGGCGAAGGCGTACCCGCTCCTGGACGGCACGCTCCCGCCGATCGACCGCATCGCCGCGGACCGGCCCTCCTACTCCGGCAAGCACAAGAGGCGCGGGACGAAGGTGCGGGTCCTCGCCGATCCCTCCGGCCGGCCGCTGGGGGCCTCACCGGCCCTGCCCGGTACCGTCCACGACGTCCGCGCGGCTCGCGCACACGGCATCGCCGACACCCTCGCCGAGGCCGGCGTCCCGTGCCGGGCCGACAAGGGCTACCGAGGCGCCGGCGGCACGGCCCGCACCCCGTACCGCGGGCGGTGGGAGACCCTCCCCACCGGCCAGCAGGCGGTGGACCGGTCCCACGCGCAGATCCGCACCCTCGTCGAGCAGGCCATCGCCACCCTCAAGTCCTGGCGGCTCCTCCGCAAGCTCCGGTGCTCGACCACCCGGATCACCTGCCTCGTCCAGGCCGTATCGCCTGCCTCGTCCAGGCCGTCCCCACCCTGCATCTGA
- a CDS encoding HNH endonuclease family protein: MPRIYARRPMRRLAAFATTAALAVTGLLATAPTAQAAPPTPVSAATARTYLGQLAVRAEGSSTGYSRDLFPHWITQYDACNTREVVLERDGVNVVQDSTCAATGGRWYSEYDGATWYAASDLDIDHVVPLAEAWRSGASSWTTTQRRSFANDLTRPQLIAVTDDVNQAKGDQDPAEWMPSRTAYHCTYARMWVHVKHHWGLSVDSAEKSALQSVLNGCS, translated from the coding sequence ATGCCCCGTATCTACGCGCGTCGACCGATGCGTCGCCTCGCCGCGTTCGCCACGACGGCCGCCCTCGCGGTCACCGGCCTGCTGGCCACCGCGCCCACGGCGCAGGCGGCCCCGCCCACCCCCGTCAGCGCCGCCACCGCGCGCACCTACCTCGGCCAGCTCGCGGTCCGCGCGGAGGGCTCCTCCACCGGCTACAGCCGCGACCTGTTCCCGCACTGGATCACCCAGTACGACGCCTGCAACACCCGCGAGGTCGTCCTCGAGCGCGACGGCGTGAACGTCGTCCAGGACTCCACCTGCGCGGCGACCGGCGGCCGCTGGTACTCCGAGTACGACGGCGCCACCTGGTACGCCGCCTCCGACCTCGACATCGACCACGTCGTCCCGCTCGCCGAGGCCTGGCGCTCCGGTGCGAGCTCCTGGACCACCACGCAGCGCCGCTCCTTCGCCAACGACCTGACGCGGCCGCAGCTCATCGCCGTCACGGACGACGTCAACCAGGCCAAGGGCGACCAGGACCCGGCCGAGTGGATGCCCTCGCGCACCGCGTACCACTGCACCTACGCCCGCATGTGGGTGCACGTGAAGCACCACTGGGGCCTCTCGGTGGACTCCGCCGAGAAGAGCGCCCTCCAGTCGGTGCTGAACGGCTGTTCCTGA
- a CDS encoding GNAT family N-acetyltransferase, producing the protein MTTTDPPTGWDIRAERYDTEDATALRRDYYHDVASRYWRRPATAREVDEGLAGDGVEALAAPTGRFLVGRCGGTPAACGGVLLLDAERAELTRVFVRHAYRGTGGAGLLLASLEAAAAELGARRTVLNTRLDLVEARALYARHGYREIPPYCEGPYMEVWYGRELR; encoded by the coding sequence GTGACGACGACCGACCCGCCCACGGGCTGGGACATACGCGCCGAACGGTACGACACCGAGGACGCCACCGCGCTGCGCCGCGACTACTACCACGACGTGGCCAGCCGCTACTGGCGCCGCCCCGCCACGGCCCGGGAGGTCGACGAGGGGCTGGCCGGCGACGGCGTGGAGGCCCTGGCGGCACCGACCGGGCGGTTCCTGGTGGGCAGGTGCGGGGGGACTCCCGCGGCCTGCGGCGGGGTGCTGCTGCTGGACGCCGAACGGGCCGAGCTGACCCGGGTCTTCGTCCGGCACGCGTACCGCGGAACGGGCGGCGCCGGGCTGCTGCTGGCCTCCCTGGAGGCGGCCGCCGCCGAGCTGGGAGCGCGGCGCACGGTGCTGAACACGCGCCTGGATCTGGTCGAGGCCCGCGCCCTGTACGCGCGCCACGGCTACCGGGAGATCCCCCCGTACTGCGAGGGCCCGTACATGGAGGTCTGGTACGGCAGGGAGCTGCGCTGA
- a CDS encoding alkaline phosphatase D family protein gives MDAGLRLGPLLRYVEWPDADGTPRHPAATVWIEADGPRTAEVRCADGAGGRARTFAIAGHHYAVVPVTGLTPGATTAYEVLLDGRPVWPPPDSPFPPSTLTTPDDPRGPLRVTFGSCRWAAAGAEGRRPAGPDALGALAARLAADPAAERPDVLLLLGDQVYADKPSEATRRWLAGRRDLAEPPGAQVADYEEYTRLYYESWLDPGVRWLLSTVPSMMIFDDHDVIDDWNTSAAWLSRMRAAPWWRERLLSGLMAYWVHQHLGNLSPAELAADPLYARVRAAPDGTAALRRFAAEADADPARVRWSYRRDLGRTRLVMVDTRAGRVLDEQKRAMLGEEDARWVGQQVLEGRAGRDHLLIGSSLPWLLPPLVHDAERWNAALCRGDRGERWARVGESLRRRSDLEHWAAFPESFAWLTGLLADAAEGPDAPATVSVLSGDVHHAYVAEPDLPTASRVLQLTCSPVHQRIPYALRLGFRFGWSRAGRWLGRALARHGRVGAAGTGWTRTGGPWFGNQLMTLTLHGRTALLRLERARGERELVKVHERAWGREPAVERASGVGSG, from the coding sequence GTGGACGCCGGACTGCGGCTGGGGCCGCTGCTGAGGTACGTGGAGTGGCCGGACGCCGACGGCACCCCGCGCCACCCGGCGGCGACCGTGTGGATCGAGGCCGACGGGCCGCGCACCGCCGAGGTGCGGTGCGCGGACGGGGCCGGGGGACGGGCCCGGACGTTCGCGATCGCCGGGCACCACTACGCGGTCGTCCCGGTGACCGGCCTGACGCCGGGCGCCACCACGGCCTACGAGGTGCTGCTCGACGGCCGGCCCGTCTGGCCGCCGCCGGACTCGCCGTTCCCGCCGAGCACCCTCACCACCCCCGACGACCCCCGCGGGCCGCTGCGCGTGACGTTCGGCTCCTGCCGCTGGGCGGCGGCGGGCGCGGAGGGCAGGCGGCCGGCCGGGCCGGACGCCCTCGGCGCGCTCGCCGCCCGGCTGGCCGCCGACCCGGCCGCCGAACGCCCCGACGTGCTGCTCCTGCTGGGCGACCAGGTGTACGCGGACAAGCCGTCCGAGGCGACCAGGCGCTGGCTGGCCGGCCGCCGCGACCTGGCCGAACCGCCCGGCGCGCAGGTGGCGGACTACGAGGAGTACACCCGCCTCTACTACGAGTCCTGGCTCGACCCCGGGGTGCGCTGGCTCCTCTCCACCGTCCCCAGCATGATGATCTTCGACGACCACGACGTGATCGACGACTGGAACACCAGCGCGGCGTGGCTGTCCCGGATGCGCGCCGCGCCCTGGTGGCGCGAGCGGCTGCTGAGCGGCCTGATGGCGTACTGGGTGCACCAGCACCTGGGCAACCTCTCCCCCGCCGAACTGGCCGCCGACCCGCTGTACGCCCGGGTGCGCGCGGCCCCCGACGGCACGGCGGCGCTGCGCCGGTTCGCCGCCGAGGCGGACGCCGACCCGGCGCGGGTGCGCTGGAGCTACCGGCGGGACCTCGGCCGGACGCGGCTGGTGATGGTGGACACCCGGGCGGGCCGCGTGCTGGACGAGCAGAAGCGGGCCATGCTCGGCGAGGAGGACGCCCGCTGGGTGGGCCAGCAGGTGCTGGAGGGCCGCGCGGGCCGGGACCACCTGTTGATCGGCAGCTCCCTGCCGTGGCTGCTGCCGCCGCTGGTGCACGACGCCGAGCGGTGGAACGCCGCGCTGTGCCGGGGCGACCGCGGCGAGCGCTGGGCGCGGGTCGGCGAGTCGCTGCGCCGCCGCTCCGACCTGGAGCACTGGGCGGCCTTCCCGGAGTCGTTCGCGTGGCTGACGGGACTGCTGGCCGACGCGGCCGAGGGCCCGGACGCCCCGGCGACGGTGTCGGTGCTGTCGGGGGACGTGCACCACGCGTACGTGGCGGAACCGGACCTGCCGACCGCCTCGCGGGTACTGCAGCTGACCTGCTCACCGGTCCACCAGCGCATCCCGTACGCCCTGCGGCTCGGCTTCCGGTTCGGCTGGAGCCGCGCGGGGCGGTGGCTCGGGCGGGCGCTGGCCCGGCACGGCCGGGTGGGCGCCGCCGGGACCGGCTGGACCCGGACGGGCGGGCCGTGGTTCGGCAACCAGCTGATGACGCTGACGCTCCACGGGCGGACGGCCCTGCTGCGGCTGGAACGGGCGCGCGGCGAGCGGGAGCTGGTGAAGGTGCACGAGCGGGCGTGGGGGCGGGAACCGGCCGTCGAGCGGGCGTCGGGCGTCGGCTCCGGGTGA
- a CDS encoding TMEM165/GDT1 family protein, whose translation MLSFTIVAITFGVVFLAELPDKTALAGLVLGTRYRASYVFAGVAAAFAVHVALAVAAGSVLTLLPHRLVQAFVGVLFLAGAAMLLLKKDDDGDEEIRAPADQSFWKVSGAGFMLILVAEFGDLTQIMTANLAARYDDPLSVGLGAVLALWAVAGLGIVGGRTLMRYVPLRLITKVAAGLMLALAGFSLYEALTG comes from the coding sequence GTGCTCAGCTTCACGATCGTGGCGATCACCTTCGGTGTCGTCTTCCTGGCCGAACTCCCCGACAAGACCGCCCTCGCCGGCCTCGTGCTGGGCACCCGCTACCGGGCGTCGTACGTCTTCGCGGGGGTGGCCGCCGCCTTCGCGGTCCACGTCGCGCTCGCCGTCGCGGCGGGCAGCGTCCTCACCCTGCTGCCGCACCGGCTGGTGCAGGCCTTCGTCGGCGTGCTGTTCCTCGCCGGCGCGGCGATGCTGCTGCTGAAGAAGGACGACGACGGGGACGAGGAGATCAGGGCCCCCGCCGACCAGTCGTTCTGGAAGGTCTCCGGGGCGGGCTTCATGCTGATCCTCGTCGCGGAGTTCGGCGACCTCACGCAGATCATGACCGCGAACCTGGCCGCCCGCTACGACGACCCCCTCTCCGTCGGCCTCGGCGCGGTCCTCGCCCTCTGGGCGGTCGCCGGACTGGGCATCGTCGGCGGGCGGACGCTCATGAGGTACGTGCCGCTGCGGCTGATCACGAAGGTGGCGGCGGGCCTGATGCTGGCCCTGGCCGGCTTCAGCCTGTACGAGGCGCTGACCGGCTGA
- a CDS encoding MFS transporter produces the protein MTRPLGTPATAPAPGAGYDRRAVLVPIGALLLGMLLAALDQTIVSTALPTIVSELGGMDHLSWVVTAYLLASTAATPLWGKLGDQYGRKKLFQAAIVLFLLGSVLCGVARDMPQLIAYRAVQGLGGGGLMVLSMAIVGDLVPPRDRGRYQGVFGAVFGVTSVLGPLLGGVFTEHLTWRWVFYVNVPVGIVALFVVAAALHVPVRRTPHSIDYLGTFLIASVAACLVLVASLGGTTWPWASAPVVGLAALGAVLTAAFVRAERRAAEPVLPLRLFRIRTFTLVCAISFVIGFAMFGAMTYLPTFLQVVQGVSPTVSGVHMLPMVLGILLTSTASGQVVSRTGRWKVFPVAGTALTAVGLLLLHRLEVSSPTWETSLYFFVFGAGLGLVMQVLVLVAQNAVGYEDLGVATSGTTFFRSIGASFGVAVFGTVFTGRLTGKLEAALAGRDAPPGADAQGIAADPRAIAELPPALRPTVLEAYSTSITDVFLYASPVVLLAFAVAWLLREDRLRGSVTAPDPSETFASNPVERSSYEEVARALSVLGSREGRKAVYERVTARAGTDLLPASGWLLLRIRRHGTVEPGRLAEDASLPLRVVTEAARQVEERGLARREGLQMVLTDRGVEVAARLAHAREESLAELLGDWWGPDRPTDLARLVEELTAELSGSHRECPGAGRPVQRRRT, from the coding sequence ATGACGCGGCCACTCGGCACCCCGGCCACCGCTCCCGCCCCCGGGGCGGGGTACGACCGGCGCGCGGTCCTGGTGCCCATCGGGGCGCTGCTGCTGGGCATGCTGCTCGCCGCGCTCGACCAGACCATCGTGTCGACCGCCCTGCCGACGATCGTCAGCGAGCTCGGCGGCATGGACCACCTGTCATGGGTGGTCACCGCCTACCTGCTCGCCTCCACCGCCGCCACACCGCTGTGGGGCAAACTCGGCGACCAGTACGGGCGCAAGAAGCTCTTCCAGGCGGCGATCGTCCTCTTCCTCCTCGGCTCGGTGCTGTGCGGCGTCGCGCGGGACATGCCGCAGCTCATCGCCTACCGCGCCGTGCAGGGCCTGGGCGGCGGCGGGCTCATGGTGCTGTCCATGGCGATCGTCGGCGACCTCGTCCCGCCCCGGGACCGCGGCCGCTACCAGGGGGTCTTCGGCGCCGTCTTCGGCGTGACCAGCGTCCTCGGACCGCTCCTCGGCGGCGTCTTCACCGAGCACCTCACCTGGCGCTGGGTGTTCTACGTCAACGTGCCCGTCGGGATCGTCGCCCTCTTCGTCGTCGCCGCCGCCCTGCACGTCCCGGTCCGCCGCACCCCCCACTCCATCGACTACCTCGGCACGTTCCTGATCGCCTCGGTCGCCGCCTGCCTGGTGCTCGTCGCCTCCCTCGGCGGCACCACCTGGCCGTGGGCCTCCGCCCCGGTCGTCGGACTCGCCGCCCTCGGCGCCGTGCTGACCGCGGCGTTCGTGCGCGCCGAACGGCGCGCCGCCGAGCCCGTGCTGCCGCTGCGGCTGTTCCGGATCCGCACCTTCACGCTCGTCTGCGCCATCAGCTTCGTCATCGGCTTCGCGATGTTCGGCGCCATGACCTACCTGCCGACGTTCCTCCAGGTCGTCCAGGGCGTCAGCCCCACCGTGTCCGGCGTCCACATGCTGCCGATGGTGCTCGGCATCCTGCTCACCTCCACCGCGTCCGGGCAGGTCGTCAGCCGCACCGGCCGGTGGAAGGTCTTCCCCGTCGCCGGCACCGCGCTCACCGCCGTGGGCCTGCTGCTCCTGCACCGGCTGGAGGTGTCCAGTCCGACGTGGGAGACGAGCCTGTACTTCTTCGTCTTCGGCGCCGGCCTCGGCCTGGTCATGCAGGTCCTGGTGCTGGTCGCGCAGAACGCCGTCGGCTACGAGGACCTGGGCGTCGCCACCTCCGGCACCACCTTCTTCCGCTCCATCGGCGCCTCCTTCGGCGTGGCCGTCTTCGGCACGGTCTTCACCGGCCGCCTCACCGGCAAACTGGAGGCCGCCCTCGCCGGGCGGGACGCCCCGCCCGGCGCCGACGCGCAGGGGATCGCCGCCGACCCGCGCGCCATCGCCGAACTGCCGCCCGCCCTGCGCCCGACCGTGCTCGAGGCGTACTCCACCTCCATCACGGACGTCTTCCTGTACGCGTCACCCGTGGTCCTGCTCGCCTTCGCCGTCGCCTGGCTGCTGCGCGAGGACCGGCTGCGCGGCTCGGTCACCGCACCCGACCCGAGCGAGACCTTCGCCTCCAACCCCGTCGAGCGCTCCTCGTACGAGGAGGTCGCCCGCGCCCTGTCCGTGCTCGGCTCCCGCGAGGGCCGCAAGGCCGTGTACGAGAGGGTCACCGCCCGCGCGGGGACGGACCTGCTGCCCGCGTCCGGCTGGCTGCTGCTGCGCATCCGCCGCCACGGGACCGTGGAGCCGGGGCGGCTCGCCGAGGACGCCTCCCTGCCGCTCAGGGTCGTCACGGAGGCGGCCAGGCAGGTGGAGGAGCGGGGACTGGCCCGCCGCGAGGGGCTCCAGATGGTCCTCACCGACCGGGGGGTGGAGGTGGCGGCCCGGTTGGCGCACGCCCGCGAGGAGTCCCTCGCCGAGCTGCTCGGCGACTGGTGGGGGCCGGACCGGCCGACCGACCTCGCCCGGCTGGTGGAGGAACTGACCGCCGAGTTGTCCGGCTCGCACCGGGAGTGCCCCGGCGCGGGGCGGCCGGTCCAGCGCCGCCGGACCTGA
- a CDS encoding O-methyltransferase: MNQHTDDPQARWSAVDAYVTDLLAPADEALTAALTASDEAGLPRIAVAPNQGKLLHLLARVQGARSILEIGTLGGYSTIWLARALPPDGRLVSLEYDPAHAEVARLNLARAGLDQVAEVRTGAALDTLARLEAEGAGPFDLVFVDADKKNNPHYVEWALRLTRPGSVIVVDNVVRGGRIVDEAPADEAIRGTREMFDLVARDPRLDATAFQTVGAKGYDGMLVARVVS, encoded by the coding sequence ATGAACCAGCACACTGACGACCCCCAGGCGCGGTGGAGCGCCGTCGACGCGTACGTCACCGACCTGCTCGCCCCCGCCGACGAGGCGCTGACCGCCGCGCTCACCGCGAGCGACGAGGCGGGTCTGCCGAGGATCGCGGTCGCCCCCAACCAGGGCAAGCTGCTGCACCTGCTGGCCCGCGTCCAGGGCGCCCGCTCGATCCTGGAGATCGGCACGCTCGGTGGGTACAGCACCATCTGGCTGGCCCGGGCGCTCCCCCCGGACGGCCGGCTGGTCTCGCTGGAGTACGATCCCGCGCACGCCGAGGTCGCCCGGCTCAACCTGGCCCGCGCCGGCCTCGACCAGGTGGCGGAGGTCCGCACGGGTGCCGCCCTGGACACGCTGGCGAGGCTGGAGGCGGAGGGCGCCGGCCCCTTCGACCTGGTCTTCGTCGACGCGGACAAGAAGAACAACCCGCACTACGTGGAGTGGGCGCTGCGCCTGACCCGTCCGGGCAGCGTGATCGTCGTCGACAACGTGGTGCGCGGCGGCAGGATCGTCGACGAGGCGCCGGCCGACGAGGCGATCCGCGGCACCCGTGAGATGTTCGACCTCGTCGCGCGCGACCCCCGGCTGGACGCGACGGCGTTCCAGACGGTCGGCGCGAAGGGCTACGACGGGATGCTCGTCGCCCGGGTGGTGTCCTAG
- a CDS encoding peptidoglycan-binding protein translates to MGHAAGSTDAGYAAGAGYAAGPADAGYTAGTDGTGGTDGAQRVDVTPGPRRSRRRGSGRRPGVVAAVVVAVVAVAGAAALVGGLFDGGGTADRVAPGPALSEPPWPTGPARPAPEGSTAPSRTASPVSRAPSAPPSAASAASPSGAPAPAETGAPADPTATGRPGPRTTVPARPRPDGPGPSATAPGRPQEDGPTLRRGDRGREVLELQYRLRQLGLYRNAMNGRYDKNVERAVARYQAYRGITADPSGVYGPATRKSLEAETFGAG, encoded by the coding sequence GTGGGGCACGCCGCGGGTTCCACCGATGCGGGGTACGCGGCAGGCGCGGGGTACGCGGCGGGCCCCGCCGACGCGGGCTACACGGCGGGCACGGACGGCACAGGCGGCACGGACGGGGCGCAGCGCGTGGACGTCACGCCGGGACCGCGCCGCTCGCGCCGGCGCGGGAGCGGGCGGCGGCCGGGCGTGGTCGCCGCCGTGGTGGTGGCGGTCGTGGCGGTGGCCGGCGCGGCGGCGTTGGTGGGCGGCCTCTTCGACGGCGGCGGTACGGCCGACCGGGTGGCGCCCGGCCCGGCGCTGAGCGAGCCCCCGTGGCCGACCGGCCCGGCCCGCCCGGCGCCCGAGGGGAGCACGGCGCCCTCGCGGACCGCCTCGCCCGTCTCCCGTGCCCCGTCCGCCCCGCCGTCGGCCGCGTCCGCCGCGTCCCCGTCGGGCGCTCCGGCCCCCGCGGAGACCGGGGCACCCGCGGACCCGACCGCGACGGGGCGCCCGGGGCCGCGGACGACCGTCCCGGCGCGGCCCCGGCCCGACGGTCCGGGACCGTCCGCGACGGCCCCCGGCCGGCCGCAGGAGGACGGTCCGACCCTGCGCCGCGGCGACCGCGGCAGGGAGGTGCTGGAGCTCCAGTACCGGCTGCGCCAGCTCGGCCTGTACCGCAACGCGATGAACGGCCGCTACGACAAGAACGTCGAACGGGCCGTCGCCCGGTACCAGGCGTACCGCGGGATCACCGCCGACCCGTCCGGCGTCTACGGTCCCGCCACCAGGAAGTCGCTGGAGGCCGAGACCTTCGGCGCCGGCTGA